From one Gossypium hirsutum isolate 1008001.06 chromosome D08, Gossypium_hirsutum_v2.1, whole genome shotgun sequence genomic stretch:
- the LOC107909049 gene encoding uncharacterized protein isoform X2, producing MRNCFLKRFLQISSSSRFLNSSRRNKVSAPFIDKEGETAESLRENPGFSYGLNWGLAGKGVIVKDKAFQNLKSSELLAKGATIAGLPLHVRGTLGGNSTISKAQYSKLLKQVTTHMSSISNIFVHDGAIGLSPESDAKVRVISDSPSAILSLSRVLWETPTRAVSHDSCPLTVYTATSISTAVEDIIGLGAQGNNGFIAADIERSSLILCGKAFADINGTKLALTALSEPVIFARGGLPLSARLLVSCDSVVLLFAPENAIQSYSDLLVSADAGVVLSPQGVAPLFQTKKLGGINPYRIPSAVILATSDSSGTIPSISKLSPGQAAYHFLAGYQNGEFVPAYYAKGSSYIGVLDLAKTLLSKLKQYQVPTFLVNVDGGVENITGKDLVKLVTSEKVAPFRLKGGDLQRKYNAFLSYKFQDIPEEFSF from the exons ATGAGGAACTGTTTTCTCAAGCGATTCCTCCAAATTTCTTCTTCCTCTCGTTTCCTAAATTCTTCTCGGCGC AACAAAGTTTCAGCCCCCTTTATTGACAAGGAAGGTGAAACAGCTGAATCTTTAAG GGAAAACCCTGGATTTTCTTATGGACTTAATTGGGGTTTGGCTGGAAAAGGTGTGATTGTGAAGGATAAAGCTTTCCAAAATTTGAAGTCTTCTGAGTTGCTAGCAAAAGGTGCAACCATTGCAG GGCTTCCACTTCATGTTAGAGGAACTCTTGGGggaaattcaacaatttcaaaggCACAATACAGTAAACTTTTGAAGCAG GTCACAACTCACATGTCATCAATCTCAAACATTTTTGTCCATGATGGGGCTATCGGTTTATCTCCGGAATCTGATGCTAAAGTTCGTGTGATTAGTGACAGTCCATCAGCCATATTGTCACTTTCGAGAGTTCTTTGGGAGACTCCTACTCGTGCTGTTTCCCATGATTCTTGTCCTTTAACCGTTTACACTGCTACATCAATAAG TACAGCTGTGGAGGATATCATAGGGCTTGGAGCTCAAGGAAATAATGGATTTATAGCTGCTGATATTGAACGATCTTCACTTATTTTATGCGGCAAAGCATTTGCTgatataaatggaactaaattaGCATTAACTGCTTTATCTGAGCCAGTTATATTTGCCCGTGGGGGCCTTCCACTATCTGCTAG GCTCCTAGTATCTTGCGATTCCGTAGTTCTTTTGTTTGCTCCCGAGAATGCCATTCAGAGTTATTCCGATCTATTGGTATCTGCAGATGCCGGTGTAGTCCTTTCTCCTCAAGGGGTTGCACCTTTGTTTCAAACCAAAAAACTAGGTGGCATAAATCCGTATAGGATACCATCTGCTGTCATCCTTGCAACATCTGATAG TTCTGGAACCATCCCTTCTATATCAAAGCTCTCTCCAGGCCAAGCTGCTTATCACTTTTTGGCTGGCTATCAGAATGGGGAATTTGTGCCTGCTTATTATGCTAAAGGTTCTTCCTATATTGGTGTATTAGATCTTGCAAAGACCCTTCTCTCCAag TTGAAACAATACCAGGTACCGACCTTCCTTGTTAATGTCGATGGAGGAGTAGAGAATATTACGG GCAAAGATCTTGTGAAGCTGGTTACATCAGAAAAGGTTGCTCCATTTAGACTTAAAG gtGGAGATCTTCAAAGGAAATATAATGCCTTTTTGTCTTATAAGTTTCAAGATATACCAGAAGAATTCTCCTTCTGA
- the LOC107909049 gene encoding uncharacterized protein isoform X3, with protein sequence MRNCFLKRFLQISSSSRFLNSSRRNKVSAPFIDKEGETAESLRENPGFSYGLNWGLAGKGVIVKDKAFQNLKSSELLAKGATIAETLSGLPLHVRGTLGGNSTISKAQYSKLLKQVTTHMSSISNIFVHDGAIGLSPESDAKVRVISDSPSAILSLSRVLWETPTRAVSHDSCPLTVYTATSISTAVEDIIGLGAQGNNGFIAADIERSSLILCGKAFADINGTKLALTALSEPVIFARGGLPLSARLLVSCDSVVLLFAPENAIQSYSDLLVSADAGVVLSPQGVAPLFQTKKLGGINPYRIPSAVILATSDSSGTIPSISKLSPGQAAYHFLAGYQNGEFVPAYYAKGSSYIGVLDLAKTLLSKVPTFLVNVDGGVENITGKDLVKLVTSEKVAPFRLKGGDLQRKYNAFLSYKFQDIPEEFSF encoded by the exons ATGAGGAACTGTTTTCTCAAGCGATTCCTCCAAATTTCTTCTTCCTCTCGTTTCCTAAATTCTTCTCGGCGC AACAAAGTTTCAGCCCCCTTTATTGACAAGGAAGGTGAAACAGCTGAATCTTTAAG GGAAAACCCTGGATTTTCTTATGGACTTAATTGGGGTTTGGCTGGAAAAGGTGTGATTGTGAAGGATAAAGCTTTCCAAAATTTGAAGTCTTCTGAGTTGCTAGCAAAAGGTGCAACCATTGCAG AAACCTTGTCAGGGCTTCCACTTCATGTTAGAGGAACTCTTGGGggaaattcaacaatttcaaaggCACAATACAGTAAACTTTTGAAGCAG GTCACAACTCACATGTCATCAATCTCAAACATTTTTGTCCATGATGGGGCTATCGGTTTATCTCCGGAATCTGATGCTAAAGTTCGTGTGATTAGTGACAGTCCATCAGCCATATTGTCACTTTCGAGAGTTCTTTGGGAGACTCCTACTCGTGCTGTTTCCCATGATTCTTGTCCTTTAACCGTTTACACTGCTACATCAATAAG TACAGCTGTGGAGGATATCATAGGGCTTGGAGCTCAAGGAAATAATGGATTTATAGCTGCTGATATTGAACGATCTTCACTTATTTTATGCGGCAAAGCATTTGCTgatataaatggaactaaattaGCATTAACTGCTTTATCTGAGCCAGTTATATTTGCCCGTGGGGGCCTTCCACTATCTGCTAG GCTCCTAGTATCTTGCGATTCCGTAGTTCTTTTGTTTGCTCCCGAGAATGCCATTCAGAGTTATTCCGATCTATTGGTATCTGCAGATGCCGGTGTAGTCCTTTCTCCTCAAGGGGTTGCACCTTTGTTTCAAACCAAAAAACTAGGTGGCATAAATCCGTATAGGATACCATCTGCTGTCATCCTTGCAACATCTGATAG TTCTGGAACCATCCCTTCTATATCAAAGCTCTCTCCAGGCCAAGCTGCTTATCACTTTTTGGCTGGCTATCAGAATGGGGAATTTGTGCCTGCTTATTATGCTAAAGGTTCTTCCTATATTGGTGTATTAGATCTTGCAAAGACCCTTCTCTCCAag GTACCGACCTTCCTTGTTAATGTCGATGGAGGAGTAGAGAATATTACGG GCAAAGATCTTGTGAAGCTGGTTACATCAGAAAAGGTTGCTCCATTTAGACTTAAAG gtGGAGATCTTCAAAGGAAATATAATGCCTTTTTGTCTTATAAGTTTCAAGATATACCAGAAGAATTCTCCTTCTGA
- the LOC107909049 gene encoding uncharacterized protein isoform X1, whose product MRNCFLKRFLQISSSSRFLNSSRRNKVSAPFIDKEGETAESLRENPGFSYGLNWGLAGKGVIVKDKAFQNLKSSELLAKGATIAETLSGLPLHVRGTLGGNSTISKAQYSKLLKQVTTHMSSISNIFVHDGAIGLSPESDAKVRVISDSPSAILSLSRVLWETPTRAVSHDSCPLTVYTATSISTAVEDIIGLGAQGNNGFIAADIERSSLILCGKAFADINGTKLALTALSEPVIFARGGLPLSARLLVSCDSVVLLFAPENAIQSYSDLLVSADAGVVLSPQGVAPLFQTKKLGGINPYRIPSAVILATSDSSGTIPSISKLSPGQAAYHFLAGYQNGEFVPAYYAKGSSYIGVLDLAKTLLSKLKQYQVPTFLVNVDGGVENITGKDLVKLVTSEKVAPFRLKGGDLQRKYNAFLSYKFQDIPEEFSF is encoded by the exons ATGAGGAACTGTTTTCTCAAGCGATTCCTCCAAATTTCTTCTTCCTCTCGTTTCCTAAATTCTTCTCGGCGC AACAAAGTTTCAGCCCCCTTTATTGACAAGGAAGGTGAAACAGCTGAATCTTTAAG GGAAAACCCTGGATTTTCTTATGGACTTAATTGGGGTTTGGCTGGAAAAGGTGTGATTGTGAAGGATAAAGCTTTCCAAAATTTGAAGTCTTCTGAGTTGCTAGCAAAAGGTGCAACCATTGCAG AAACCTTGTCAGGGCTTCCACTTCATGTTAGAGGAACTCTTGGGggaaattcaacaatttcaaaggCACAATACAGTAAACTTTTGAAGCAG GTCACAACTCACATGTCATCAATCTCAAACATTTTTGTCCATGATGGGGCTATCGGTTTATCTCCGGAATCTGATGCTAAAGTTCGTGTGATTAGTGACAGTCCATCAGCCATATTGTCACTTTCGAGAGTTCTTTGGGAGACTCCTACTCGTGCTGTTTCCCATGATTCTTGTCCTTTAACCGTTTACACTGCTACATCAATAAG TACAGCTGTGGAGGATATCATAGGGCTTGGAGCTCAAGGAAATAATGGATTTATAGCTGCTGATATTGAACGATCTTCACTTATTTTATGCGGCAAAGCATTTGCTgatataaatggaactaaattaGCATTAACTGCTTTATCTGAGCCAGTTATATTTGCCCGTGGGGGCCTTCCACTATCTGCTAG GCTCCTAGTATCTTGCGATTCCGTAGTTCTTTTGTTTGCTCCCGAGAATGCCATTCAGAGTTATTCCGATCTATTGGTATCTGCAGATGCCGGTGTAGTCCTTTCTCCTCAAGGGGTTGCACCTTTGTTTCAAACCAAAAAACTAGGTGGCATAAATCCGTATAGGATACCATCTGCTGTCATCCTTGCAACATCTGATAG TTCTGGAACCATCCCTTCTATATCAAAGCTCTCTCCAGGCCAAGCTGCTTATCACTTTTTGGCTGGCTATCAGAATGGGGAATTTGTGCCTGCTTATTATGCTAAAGGTTCTTCCTATATTGGTGTATTAGATCTTGCAAAGACCCTTCTCTCCAag TTGAAACAATACCAGGTACCGACCTTCCTTGTTAATGTCGATGGAGGAGTAGAGAATATTACGG GCAAAGATCTTGTGAAGCTGGTTACATCAGAAAAGGTTGCTCCATTTAGACTTAAAG gtGGAGATCTTCAAAGGAAATATAATGCCTTTTTGTCTTATAAGTTTCAAGATATACCAGAAGAATTCTCCTTCTGA
- the LOC107909049 gene encoding uncharacterized protein isoform X4 — protein sequence MRNCFLKRFLQISSSSRFLNSSRRNKVSAPFIDKEGETAESLRENPGFSYGLNWGLAGKGVIVKDKAFQNLKSSELLAKGATIAGLPLHVRGTLGGNSTISKAQYSKLLKQVTTHMSSISNIFVHDGAIGLSPESDAKVRVISDSPSAILSLSRVLWETPTRAVSHDSCPLTVYTATSISTAVEDIIGLGAQGNNGFIAADIERSSLILCGKAFADINGTKLALTALSEPVIFARGGLPLSARLLVSCDSVVLLFAPENAIQSYSDLLVSADAGVVLSPQGVAPLFQTKKLGGINPYRIPSAVILATSDSSGTIPSISKLSPGQAAYHFLAGYQNGEFVPAYYAKGSSYIGVLDLAKTLLSKVKRN from the exons ATGAGGAACTGTTTTCTCAAGCGATTCCTCCAAATTTCTTCTTCCTCTCGTTTCCTAAATTCTTCTCGGCGC AACAAAGTTTCAGCCCCCTTTATTGACAAGGAAGGTGAAACAGCTGAATCTTTAAG GGAAAACCCTGGATTTTCTTATGGACTTAATTGGGGTTTGGCTGGAAAAGGTGTGATTGTGAAGGATAAAGCTTTCCAAAATTTGAAGTCTTCTGAGTTGCTAGCAAAAGGTGCAACCATTGCAG GGCTTCCACTTCATGTTAGAGGAACTCTTGGGggaaattcaacaatttcaaaggCACAATACAGTAAACTTTTGAAGCAG GTCACAACTCACATGTCATCAATCTCAAACATTTTTGTCCATGATGGGGCTATCGGTTTATCTCCGGAATCTGATGCTAAAGTTCGTGTGATTAGTGACAGTCCATCAGCCATATTGTCACTTTCGAGAGTTCTTTGGGAGACTCCTACTCGTGCTGTTTCCCATGATTCTTGTCCTTTAACCGTTTACACTGCTACATCAATAAG TACAGCTGTGGAGGATATCATAGGGCTTGGAGCTCAAGGAAATAATGGATTTATAGCTGCTGATATTGAACGATCTTCACTTATTTTATGCGGCAAAGCATTTGCTgatataaatggaactaaattaGCATTAACTGCTTTATCTGAGCCAGTTATATTTGCCCGTGGGGGCCTTCCACTATCTGCTAG GCTCCTAGTATCTTGCGATTCCGTAGTTCTTTTGTTTGCTCCCGAGAATGCCATTCAGAGTTATTCCGATCTATTGGTATCTGCAGATGCCGGTGTAGTCCTTTCTCCTCAAGGGGTTGCACCTTTGTTTCAAACCAAAAAACTAGGTGGCATAAATCCGTATAGGATACCATCTGCTGTCATCCTTGCAACATCTGATAG TTCTGGAACCATCCCTTCTATATCAAAGCTCTCTCCAGGCCAAGCTGCTTATCACTTTTTGGCTGGCTATCAGAATGGGGAATTTGTGCCTGCTTATTATGCTAAAGGTTCTTCCTATATTGGTGTATTAGATCTTGCAAAGACCCTTCTCTCCAaggttaaaagaaattaa